The following DNA comes from Rhizobium lusitanum.
AGCAAAGAGCCGCTGCATGTCGATGACGACATGCAGCGTGTTGTTCGAGAAGGGCGCGGTTACCATGATCAGTTCGCCACCGGAACCGAATGTTCCGGAGACCAACTCAAGGTAATGGTGTCGCCATCGCTCAAAACCTTACCGTCGCGGTTCTGCGCAAACAGCTTGAGCGGCAGGCCATCCGGGGTCTCCAGGAGATAGGACAACACCGGCCCGGCATAGATGACGGTAGTGATGCGAGCGGTCAGGCTGTTGCCATCCGTCGGTCCGGATGCAATCGACATCTTTTCCGGGCGGACGGCCAGCGTGACCTTCGAGCCATTGGCGGGCAGCGTCCCCGTGGTCCTGACGACCGCGCCATCGCCGAGGCGGACGGCGCCGTTATCGACCGTACCGCTGAGGAAATTCGAATCGCCGAGGAATTCCGCCGCAAAGCGCGTCAGCGGTCGCTCATACACCGTTTCCGGCTCGCCTATCTGGACGATACGGCCCTTGTCGAGGATGGCCACCTTGTCGGACAGCGTCAATGCTTCTTCCTGGTCGTGGGTCACGAAGATCGTGGTCAGCCCGCTTTCGCGCTGGATGCGCAGCAATTCGACCTGCATCTCCTGACGGAGACGCCGATCGAGCGCAGACAGCGGCTCGTCGAGGAGCAGCACGCTCGGCTTGATGACGATGGCGCGCGCCAGCGCCACGCGCTGCTGCTGGCCGCCGGAAAGCTGCTTGGGCGTACGCTCGCCAAAGCCCGGAAGACGCACCATCTCCAGCGCGCGGTCGACTTCCTTGCGGGCTGCCGCACCCTTGATGCCGCGCCGTTCGAGGCCGAACGCAACGTTCTGGGCGATCGTCATATGCGGAAACAGCGCGTAGGACTGGAACATCATGCCAATGTTCCGGCCCCAGACTGGAATGTCTGTCACATCCTTGCTGCCGATCGTAACCACGCCCTGATCCGGCTTGATGAAGCCCGCGATGATGCGCAGAAGCGTGGTCTTGCCGGAACCCGACGGTCCGAGAAGGCTGGTGAAGGAGCCTTCCGGAAACTCGACGCTGATGTCGGCGAGGACGGGCGTGGTGCCATAGGTCTTGGCGACGGAATCGACTTTAACGTTTGTCACGGGTGTCTCCGGGCTTGGCGAAGCGCGCGAAAATCAGGATGATCGTCATCGAGCCGAGCAGAAGCACGGTCGAGATTGCATTGATTTCGGGGGTGAAGCCCTTGCGGATCGAGGAGTAGATCTGCACCGGCAGCGTGGTGTAGCCGGGCGTTGCGAGAAAGTAGGAAATCACGAACTGGTCGAGCGATACCGCGAAGGCGAACAGCGCAGCGCCCAGAATACTCGGATAGAGCAGCGGCAGCGTCACCGAGAAGAAGGCGTGCACTGGCGTAGAGCCAAGGCTCATCGCTGCTTCTTCCAGATCGGAACGAATGGTCCGGAAACCAGTGCCGACCACTAGAACCACGTAGGGGATGGCGAGTGCGACGTGTCCGATCAGCAAGGCGTGCATGCCGCGCCCGATGCCGCTCCAGTAGAAGAAGATCAGCATTGCCGTGCCGGTGATCAGCCATGGGATGGCGATAGGCGGCAGCAGCATCAGTTGCAGCAGGCTCTTGCCGCGGAATGTCCTGCGCGACAGCGCCACCGAGGCCATGGTTCCGAGCGTCGTCGCCAGCACAGCCGTGATCGTGGCAATGATGATGCTGTTCAGGCCGGCGGTCAGAAGCACAGTGTTGCTCCACAGCGCCTGATACCACTGCAGCGAAAAGCTGAACGGCAGTTCGTAGAGCGGCGATGCGTTGAACCCCATCGCCATCATCACGAGAATGGGCGTGTAGAGGAAGATCAAAATAGCGACGAGATAGATACGTCCAAGCGGTTTCATCATCCTCTCCTCAAGCTGCCGTGCCACGGCGCAGCACGCCGGAGAAGGTTGCGAAAATAGCGAGTACGACGGCGAGCAGCGTAAAGGACAACGATGCACCCAGCGGCCAGTTGAAGGCCTGCGTGAACTGGTCCTCGATCACCGTTCCCATGGTGACGCCGACACGACCACCCAGGATGCGCGGCTCCATGAACGAACCAATGACAGGGATGAAGATCAGGACGGACCCGGAAATCAGGCCGGGAGCCGCGAGCGGCACCAAAATCTTGAACAGAATGGTCCACCACCGCGCGCCGAGGCTCGATGCAGCCTCTATGATCGCGTCGTCGATAGCCACCAGGGCGATATAACAGGTCAGGATCATGTACGGCAGATAGCCGTGAACAAGACCGACCACGATGGCATAGCGCGTGTAGAGAAAGCCGATCGATCCGGCGTCGGGCGCAATCATATGCAGCAGGTTGTCGAGGAAGCCGTTTTCCCTGAGCACCATCGTCCAGGAAAAGACGCGCACAAGACCGTTGGTCCAGAAGGGCAAAAGGACCAGGATCAGCAGCATTTCACGCGTCTTGCCGAAGGTTGAGCGGACCAGCGCGACGGCGGCGAGAAAGCCGAGTACGGCGCAAAACAGCGTTGTCCAGAAGCCAATCAGCAGCGACGTGATACCGATACCGACCAGATAGGGTTGATCGATGAAGGCGCGGTACTGTTTCAGCGTAAAGACGATAGGGGCTTTGCCCATCGGGGTTGCCGACATGAAGCTGAACACGAACATGGTCAGCAGCGGCAGGAACACTGCAAGCGTCAACCACCCGTACGTCGGAAGCAGCAGAGCAGTCGTCGAAATCCATGACGGAAGCGTCCACCGGCTGCGCGGACCCGAAGGTCCGCGCTCTGACGCCGATGTCAGTTGATCATTCTGCATAGAAGGCTTTCACTTCCTGCCACGCATTGTTGAAGGCTTCGCGGCGATCGTCCGGCAGAGCCGACATGATGCCCATCGTCTTCAGATATTCAGGCTTGTGCACCTGGCGGCTGAGATCGTCGGCCGGCAGCGCAGCAAGAGCGGCCGAGTTCGACGAAGCCGGTGCACCCACTTTCGTTGCCCATTCGACGTAGAATACCGGATCGATCATCCAGTTGGCGAAAGCAAGGGCGCCTTCTGCATTCGGAGCCGATGCCGGGATACCGAGACCGTCGACCCAACCGATGCCGCCTTCCTTGGGAACGACGAACTGAACCGGAAGCTTCGAATTGCGCTTGGAGCGCACCGAACCGCCAGACCAGAAGAGCGACAGATCGAATTCCTTGGCGGCGAACGACTTGTTCCACTGATCTTCCGTGGACCACAACAGCTTGACGTTCGGCTTGATCGACTTCAGCGCAGTCTTTACAGCGGCGAGATCCTTAGGATCGTTGATGTCCTGGCCGCTCATCAGCGCGCCGACGCCGATGTTGATGATGGGATCGTCGTCCATGGCAACGCGGCCCTTGTAGGCGGGATCAGCCAGAACGGCGTAGCTGTCTGGAACCGGCATGCCTTCGCGGATCGCCAGTGAGGTCATGCCCCAAACCCACGGCACTGCAAAACCCTTGCCGTCCTTGCTGAAGTTCGGATTGGAACGCAGGGCTTCATCGACGGTTGCAGCGTTCGGAACCTTGCTGAAATCGATCGGCTGAAGCAGGTCCTCGGAAGCGGCCTGGGCGCAACGCGCGGCGTTGAGAACAACGAGGTCGTAGGCGCCGGGATTGGTGCGCAGCTTGGTCAGCATTTCCGATTCGGAGCTATAGTAGTCGTGAACGACTGCAATGCCGGTCTTCTCGGTGAAAGCCTTGATGGACCACGCTTCATCCGTGCCATAGCCCTGCCAGTTCAGCACCGTGATGGAGCCAGCGGAAAATGCCTTGCGCGGCAGGATGGAGAAGCTGACGCCAGCGGCAAGCGCTGCGGACATCAACTTCATCGTGTTGCGTCTGGTGAGTTCAGTCATTGTTGTACCCCTCTTGAACATACACAGTTATGGATGATCGTGACCGCAGTCAGCGACCTCAACGGATCGGCTAGGCCGAAAACAGATGACGTGTCGTAAGCACATCAAATTGTTTGTATGCAAACTATAATCAGAGGTGGTCCAGCACTTGAAATACGCTTTTTTGGGCGAGCAAAAGCCTGCACCGCATATGGCGGAACATCATTTAACAACAAAAAAAGTAGCGCGTAACTCCAATAACCTCCCACCTACGTCATTTGATCGTAGGCAAGCCTCCAGTTCAACCCTCTGATTTTAGCATCAGTCTTGTAGTTTTTTTATTTGTACACAAACTATTATTGAGGAAGCGATACCTGTCAAGCGATACCTTGCATCGGCAGAGGGTCGCACGGGGAGAAAGACACTTCGAGCTGGCGATCCCGGGCGCTTTCGGCAACCGTGATACGTATACCTTCCTGCGATGCAACGAAGCCGACACTCTCCCCATCCAGACGGACGACAAAGATGCTCTGAATGTTGACGCCCGGCAGCTCGATGTGGCCACTTTCGGAGGTTGGCGCGATAGTGCAGGCAAACCGCCCCTCTGCGATCGTGATGCGAGAGAGCGTGGTCCGCAGATCGGTCTTCAGCGTCGTGCGCTCGTTTAGCGTCATCACAAGATTCCCGGCTTCGACGCTTAGACGCAGCGCTCCCGAGGGCGACACCATCGGTCCGAGGACGATATCCTGCCCGATGTTGCGCACGGTCCAGCCCGTCCACGGATCGAACTCCACACTCTCGCCGGTCGCCATCAGCGGCAACATGGCGGCCCAGATATAGAACGGGTCGGTATCGCCCTGATCCATGGCCTCGCCGGTCACCGCGTTGTAGTTTTCAGAGGCGATGCGATCCTGCCGCCAGGACTTCATGAAGAGGTCGTAGCTCTGGCTGGCAAGCTTGCTCGCTTCCGCAATAAAGCCGTAACGGCGCAGACCGAGCCAGACCATGTAATTGACATTCGGCCAGATGCGTCCGCGCCAGTAGACATTGTCGGCGAAGGCAGGATCGTCGCGCGTCGCATTCGGAAGCACGCAGTCGCCGCCAAAGGTGCTCGCGTCGCTCAGATGCTCGAGGAGGCGAGCTGCCTGCGCCGGCGTCGCCGCACCGCAGAGCAGTGGATAGAAGCTGGTCGGAGACAGGGACCGCACGAAGCCACCACGACGCTGGCGGTTGGCGAAGATGCCACGGCTTTCGTCCCACAACGTTTCTGAGATGAGTGTGCGGCTGCGCTCGGCCAGTGCTGCGAATTCGCGCGCATCGTCATGCTTGCCGATCACGGCGGCCATCTTCGACAACATTTCGGCGTCAAGCGCCGCTGCACAGTTGAGGCCAAGGTCGAAGGTCGACAAAGTGCGGGTGACGGGATCGTAAACCGCCTCGTCATGGGTGGCGGAGTTGTCCATGCCGGTTTCGTTGCGAGCCGCAAAGGCTGTGCCTTTATAGAGTCCTTCGCCAACATCCGATGTGCCACAGGAGAGCAGACCAAAGCCGTCAGGATCGCGATTTTCCTGCCACCAACGCCGATTGCGCACCAGCGCATCATAGCTCGCCTGGATCATCGAACGTTCGCCGGTTCGCTGGTAGAGCTGCCAGACAACCAGCGCGCCGAACGGCAGCTGGGTGCGATCGACCCATGCATCGTTGGAGGTGACGATGCAGGCAATGTTGCCCTGCGGCGTAGCACTCGCCATTGCCGTCGCCATGTTCTCGCGCGCCAGATCCGCATCGAACACGCCAGCGAGAAGTGCTGCGAAGATCTGGTCGTTGAACCAGACGGCAAATTTCCCGAGGTTCCAGATCCGCGTCACCGCCGTGTACGGACGCGCGTTGGTTTCGTCCCAGATGGTGTTCCAGGCCACCACGTCACGCATCGCGTCGAGTGAGCCTTCGAACAAGCCGGTCTGCGCATCGGAGATATCGGCGGGTGCTCCGGCGGCAAGGCAGGCCTGTGCCTTCGCAATGGCAAGCTCCGCACTGTCGGCAACACCTGCGGCATAGGCGCCCCTGCGCATCATTTCGAGGTTGAAGCGCAAGGCGATGACCGGTGCCTCGTTTTTGCGGGTGGCGGTATAAAAGTAGCCATTCTCCTCGAAATCCGCGCGCAAGGCTTCGATCGTGTCATGCCCGGTTACATGCACCGGTGCCTCAGCGGTCGCGACCGCCACAAACCGGGTGCCAATCTTCACGAGGGTGACGTTTCTCCCTGCATCGTGGATAGCGATCTCACCGCCATCGGAAGAGATCGCAAGCGTCAGCCAGAAGCGCAGCCCCCATTCGGCCGACACCTTGCCGTCCCAACTGCCGCGAACGGCAAAGGGATCGGTCTTCGTCGTCGAAAAAGCCACGGTCGTGCCGCTGTGATCTGTCTCCAGCTCGATCAACGAGCCGTCGATCGTGTGACGTCCCAGCCGAACGGTATCGCGGCGTGGCTCGATCGCGGAGGTCGTCTTGCTGCGGGTAGAATACAGGATCGGCGTGATCCGAACGCCGAGCGGCAGGAAAACCATTTCCGCCGGTCTGTTGGACCAGCTGTTCCAGGCACGCATCAAGGGGATCGTCGAATGTTGTGGCATGGCTCTATGGTTTCCGGTCAGTTTAGCAACGGTATGAGCTTCGGTGCGGCAGTCAATCCACTCTTGCCGAGACTGTCGCCAAGATGGGGAGTGTTGTTGTAATAACGATTTGCGGCGATGTTGGCGACATGCAGTTCCAGCGAATGGACGCCACGCATCAACTGCCCCAAGGCAGACCGGTAGGGCCGCCAGCCTCGGCGATCGCTTTACGCGTCGTCTAACCGCGCGGCGACCACGGTATCGGCTCCAGACAATTCGAGGAGCCAATCGGCTCCATCGCCAATTTCGAAGGTCAGCCGGGAGATGCAGGCGCCGGAGAAATCGGCAAAGCTCTGCGTTTCCCGACGTCGAGACATCACCATGCAGAATTGGCGAGACATCACCCGCCTTCAAACTGCCGGATCGCGGCAAAGAAGAGAGGCGATGGTTCTTGTGGATGATGTTCGGCGAGTTAACCGGCCCGATCGACAAGCCAATCGTTATGACATCACCCCATAGGCGCGCTCTTTGCCGTGGTGCCGCGCTTGCGCTTTAACGTTGCATAACAACCTCATGAAGTCGCTGTTGCGCTGTTTGCGGGGACATATTCGAATCGTTGAAGAAATCGCCAAGGATACCGATCCAACCCTCCGACATTTGCGTGGGCATCGCCATGGACTGAGCGCTGACCACGCTCTTCTTCTCAGCGATCATCTGCAGACCAAGCTGGCCGCAGCGATCGAGGCTGCCTGGATCAACGTCGGTGCGTACCGGGAGGGAACCCTTAATGCGACTGAAGGCGACCTGATTGTCTCGATCCAGTACCATGCGCGCAAAAGCCTGCTGTGCCTCTGCGGCTCCTTCGCGGTTGGTCAACGGAAAGGCGAAAGCGTCGATCACCATGAAGTAAGCGATCGCGGTGCCTGGCACCAGACTACAACCGAAATCCTTGTCGACCGTGTAGCCGCGGGCCACGAGCTCGCCCTTGACCCAGTCTCCCATGAACTGCATGCCGGCCTCGCCCCGCCCAACAGCCGCAGCGGCGTCTGCCCATGTCTTGTTCGCTCGCACTGCCGCAGGCTCGGCATATTGAGACAGACGGCGCAACATCGCCAGCGCCTCGATCATCCGGGGATCGGCAACCATCTCCGGGTCACCACTGATGACCCGGGCATACCCCTCCGCACCCAGCTTATAATACATGATGTCGTTGAAAATCAGCGACGCCTCCCAGCGACCTCCACCGAGAGCAATAGGCAGGCGACCATTCGCCTTGATCTTGTCGGCGGCCGCAAAAATCTCGTCCCAGGTTTGTGGTGGCGATAGACCGACCTCATGGAAGACAGCCGGACTTGTCCAAAACCAGTTTTCCGCATGGATATTGGTCGGTGCAAAATAGATCTTGCCCTTGTAGCTGATGCGGTCGAGCACAGTGGCGGGGAGAACGTCGCGCCAATGGTCTGCCTGAGCCACCTGGTCGATGTCCCGCACAATCCCCATTTCCGGAAGTTCGCGTGAGCCCTCATTGGCGTTCCACTGCATAACCGCTGGCGCGTAGCCATTTGCGATACGCTCGCTCACGACCCTCTGGACTTCCACCTTGTTCTTGGTCGGCATATCGGCCCATTGGTTGCCGCCCGCGATCCATGCCTGCCTGAAGACGTCGAGCGCCGCCGCCTCACTCCGCGAGACCCAAAAATGCACGACGTCAACCGCCATCGCTTGATCGGCAGCCGCCGGCTGACCTTGGCACAGGTTCGCAAGCACGATGGCTGCTGCAAAACTTAACCGTTTGAACGTACGCTTCATTGCCGTCTTTCCTTGGGCATGAGAAAAATCAACCCACTGTTTCTGAGGGATTGAGTGGTTGGCTTCCCGTCAACCATCCGGTGGTGCGGCCGATATCTGACCTCGCCGCAACACTCTTTTTAGAACCGGTGAACCTCTTCGGTAGGTGCGCGCCTGCTCTGGCAGCAGGCTGCGGCTTGGCGAATAGATAGCCCTGGCCGATCTCGCAGCCGGCGCTTAAGAGAAAGCGCCGCTGAATGTCGGTTTCGATGCCTTCGGCGACACAGCGCTTGCCAAGGTTACGGGATAGATCGACCATGGCGCGAATGATCTGCTCGGACCGGATGTCGGTACCGATGTTGGCGACGAAGCTGCGATCGATCTTCAGTTCGTCAAAGGGAAAATCTCGCAGATGCACCAATGAGGCAAATCCGGTCCCAAAGTCGTCGAGCGAGATCGACAGGCCGTGTTCGCGGAAGCGCGTCACCGTCCCGAGGATCTGGTCGGCGCTGCGATTGATAAAGACGTCCTCGGTCACCTCCACCGCGAAGTCGCGCCAATCGAGCCCGTTCTCGCGAATTGCACCCGCGAGCATCTCGTAACCTTCCTCGCCGACCAGCAAGGCCTCGGGCAGGTTGATGGCGATCGGCCCGGGTATAAGCCCCGCGTCTTTCCATGCCCTGAGATCATGACTGACGATCGCTACCACCGCGCGGGTCATGCCACGAATGAGATGCGATCCTTCCATCAGCGGCAGGAAACGGCCCGGGGCAAGTATGCCGAGTTCGGGGTGACGCCAGCGCACAAGTGCCTCGAAGCCGAGATGCTCACCGGTCAACAGGCTGACCTTCGGCTGGTAGTGCACAATGAATTCGTTGCGATCCGCCGCGACAACCAAAGCAGCGGATAGTTGGTTCGCCTCCAGCCGCAGCGCAAGCGATGCTTCGTCGAAGATGACAACGGTGCTGCGTGCGCTCTTCGCTGCGTAGAGTGCAAGGTCGGCGATGCGAATAAGGCTTGGCTCGTCCGTCGCATGAATTGGTACAAGAGCGCCGCCGATGCTGGCCGATATCTGAAAGGTGTGCCCCTCGAACAGAACCTCCACTGCAATCGCTTCGATAGCGCGATTGGCGACCATCGCGAGCGATGCTGCATCGACAATCCCGGGCAGAAGCACGGCGAACTCGTCGCCGCCGAGACGCGCGACAACATCGCTCGAACGGAAGGTGTTCTGGAGTGCGGTTGCGACATGGCGCAACACTGCGTCCCCGGCAGGATGTCCAAAGCTGTCGTTGATGTTTTTGAAGCGATCAAGGTCTATAACGAGCATGGAAAACCCAGCTTCTTTCGTCTTCAAACCACTGAACAAATTACCGATAGCGCTATTAAATGCTGATCGATTGTCGAGCCCGGTGAGGGGGTCGGTATGCGCAAGTTGCGTCAATTGGTTCTCGAAATCCATCGTCCGACGGTGTTCGTTGCGCAATTTCTTCAACAGTGGACTGAAGAGAAATGTGCTCGCCAGGATTAGCGTTCCGGCTATCAATGCGAGAAGGGCGGACATGATCTTCTTGGCGTTATCAATGCTGATGTCGCTGCGGTTGTGAGCGCGGTCAATAAGGTCGCTGAATTGGCGGATCAGGACGCTGTCCGACGAAACGGCAAAGTCGATTGGACCCCAGAAGGTATAGCGTTGCCGACGATCTTCTTTCGAAGCTGCGGCCACCCGGGCGGCACGATCAAGAAAGTCGTCAAGTCGCCCACTAAGCTCAACACGCAACTCCTCTGAGGTCTCGTCGCGAGGATTGAGCTCCTCGAGGAAATTCTGCCCGATCCTATGGTGCAATTCCTCTAGCTGGCCGCTCATGGTTCGAATTTCAGTAATGGCCCCGCGGATGTCCTCGACCATCGGCGCGATGATGTAATCCGGCAAATTGGAATCTGCCGAGGCCCGCATCAGTGCCCGCGTCTGATTGGCGAGCTGCTGAAACCGGATAAACTGACTACTGGTGAGAAAGCTGATGTTCTGCTGCAGGGAATGACGATCAAGGGCGATCATGACCGTTAGATATGTGGCCCCTATGAGAAATGTCATAACCACGACGGCGTTGAGATAGTGTCGCCCTATGGATCTGATATATCTTTCGACTGAATATTGCGTTTTGGTCAGCGGGTTTGGCAGTTTCAGCATCATATCGTCGAATTCCTCGTAGACGCTCGCATCCAGGCAGTTGTTCGGCGCTCCCTTACATGTTCGTCGCGCGCAGCTTCGCTATGTTCCATTGCGCATAGTCCGTTCCAATGTCTTGCCGCCATCTGGTCGACTTGCACCTGATTTTACCAACGGGCAGCTTTCCCTCTCACGGGCTTGACTGCTGATCGCGTCATGCATGGATTAAGCCGATTTCCCGTGGCAGGAGTGCCAAAGCTTCCAGTCGCTCTAAGCGGCCAGATCTCCCTCACCGTCCTGCCCGAACATGCGTTCGAGGTTCAGAAAACAGATCATGCTGTCGTGCTGGGCGATGATGCCGTCGGAATAGCCGGTGCCGCCGGGCACGTTCATATTGGGTACCGGTTGGAGCAGCGCTGCATCAATCGTCAGAATGTCAGAAACGCTGTCGACAACGAGCCCCATCGCCGCGCCATTGATCTCGGCGACGACGATAGCGCTGCGTTCTGTTGGCGCGATGCTTTTCATGCCGAGTTTCAAGGCAAGGTCGATGATCGGGATCACGGCACCGCGCAGGTTCATCACACCGACGACATCAGCCGGTGCGTGGGGTATCGGCGTTGCAACAGCCCATCCGCGAATCTCACGGATGGATGTGGTCTTGACGCAGAATTCCTGGTCGTTGAGCCGAAAGGCGATGATCTCCAGCGTCTCGCCGCTACGTTGGGTATTTTGATGAAGCGCGCTCATTAAAACTCCTCCCAGCTTTCCTTCACCGCGACTGCCGCACCGCCATAGGCTCTGGCAACGTCGGCGACCATTCTACGCGCTGGAGAAGCCACGGGCTTATGATCGGGGAGAGCCTGGACGGGAGAACCCTTCACGGGGGCGATCGGGCGACGCACTGCCGCGCGCGGCACCTTGTTGTCCTCTCCACCAAAGTTGAACTGGGAGATCAGCTCGTGCAGGCGCCCCGCTTCATTGGCAAGTGATGCGCTGGCCGCATTGGTCTCTTCCACCATGGCGGCATTCCGCTGGGTGACCTGATCCATCTGATTGACCGCCGTGTTGACCTCGGCAAGCCCGGTCGACTGCTCCCGCGCGGAGGTGGCGATCGCGTCCATATGATGGTTGATCGTGACGACGTATTCCTCGATCGTCCTCAGTGCCCCACCCGTATCTCGTACCAGTTTGACACCACTTTCCACCTCGCTGGTGGAGGTGCTGATCAGATCCTTGATCTCCTTGGCAGCCTTGGCGGAACGCTGGGCGAGTTCCCGCACTTCCTGTGCGACGACGGCAAACCCCCTGCCCGCTTCGCCCGCACGGGCCGCCTCCACGCCGGCGTTCAGCGCCAGAAGGTTGGTCTGGAAAGCGATCTCGTCAATGACGCCGATGATGCTGGAGATCTGTTTTGAGGACTGCTCGATGCGCTGCATGGCATCGACAGCATTGGCAACGACCTTGCCCGACTGCGCAGCACTTGTATTAGCCTGGACGGCCACCGCACGCGCTTCGTCGGCACGCTTGGAGGAGTTCGAAACATTGGCGGTGATCTGATCGAGCGCTGCGGCCGTCTCCTCAAGCGAGGCTGCCTGTTGCTCGGTCCGTTTCGACAGATCCTCGGCGCTCCGGCTGATCTCGCGTGTTCCGTTATCGATCGAATTGGTCGACTGGGCAACCGAGCGCAAGGTTCCGCTGAGCTGGGCGACCGCCGCGTTGAGGTCATGGCGAAGAGATTCGAAATCCGCGGCAAAAGGCTCTGTCAACTCGAACGAAACA
Coding sequences within:
- a CDS encoding putative bifunctional diguanylate cyclase/phosphodiesterase gives rise to the protein MMLKLPNPLTKTQYSVERYIRSIGRHYLNAVVVMTFLIGATYLTVMIALDRHSLQQNISFLTSSQFIRFQQLANQTRALMRASADSNLPDYIIAPMVEDIRGAITEIRTMSGQLEELHHRIGQNFLEELNPRDETSEELRVELSGRLDDFLDRAARVAAASKEDRRQRYTFWGPIDFAVSSDSVLIRQFSDLIDRAHNRSDISIDNAKKIMSALLALIAGTLILASTFLFSPLLKKLRNEHRRTMDFENQLTQLAHTDPLTGLDNRSAFNSAIGNLFSGLKTKEAGFSMLVIDLDRFKNINDSFGHPAGDAVLRHVATALQNTFRSSDVVARLGGDEFAVLLPGIVDAASLAMVANRAIEAIAVEVLFEGHTFQISASIGGALVPIHATDEPSLIRIADLALYAAKSARSTVVIFDEASLALRLEANQLSAALVVAADRNEFIVHYQPKVSLLTGEHLGFEALVRWRHPELGILAPGRFLPLMEGSHLIRGMTRAVVAIVSHDLRAWKDAGLIPGPIAINLPEALLVGEEGYEMLAGAIRENGLDWRDFAVEVTEDVFINRSADQILGTVTRFREHGLSISLDDFGTGFASLVHLRDFPFDELKIDRSFVANIGTDIRSEQIIRAMVDLSRNLGKRCVAEGIETDIQRRFLLSAGCEIGQGYLFAKPQPAARAGAHLPKRFTGSKKSVAARSDIGRTTGWLTGSQPLNPSETVG
- a CDS encoding MGH1-like glycoside hydrolase domain-containing protein produces the protein MPQHSTIPLMRAWNSWSNRPAEMVFLPLGVRITPILYSTRSKTTSAIEPRRDTVRLGRHTIDGSLIELETDHSGTTVAFSTTKTDPFAVRGSWDGKVSAEWGLRFWLTLAISSDGGEIAIHDAGRNVTLVKIGTRFVAVATAEAPVHVTGHDTIEALRADFEENGYFYTATRKNEAPVIALRFNLEMMRRGAYAAGVADSAELAIAKAQACLAAGAPADISDAQTGLFEGSLDAMRDVVAWNTIWDETNARPYTAVTRIWNLGKFAVWFNDQIFAALLAGVFDADLARENMATAMASATPQGNIACIVTSNDAWVDRTQLPFGALVVWQLYQRTGERSMIQASYDALVRNRRWWQENRDPDGFGLLSCGTSDVGEGLYKGTAFAARNETGMDNSATHDEAVYDPVTRTLSTFDLGLNCAAALDAEMLSKMAAVIGKHDDAREFAALAERSRTLISETLWDESRGIFANRQRRGGFVRSLSPTSFYPLLCGAATPAQAARLLEHLSDASTFGGDCVLPNATRDDPAFADNVYWRGRIWPNVNYMVWLGLRRYGFIAEASKLASQSYDLFMKSWRQDRIASENYNAVTGEAMDQGDTDPFYIWAAMLPLMATGESVEFDPWTGWTVRNIGQDIVLGPMVSPSGALRLSVEAGNLVMTLNERTTLKTDLRTTLSRITIAEGRFACTIAPTSESGHIELPGVNIQSIFVVRLDGESVGFVASQEGIRITVAESARDRQLEVSFSPCDPLPMQGIA
- a CDS encoding ABC transporter permease gives rise to the protein MQNDQLTSASERGPSGPRSRWTLPSWISTTALLLPTYGWLTLAVFLPLLTMFVFSFMSATPMGKAPIVFTLKQYRAFIDQPYLVGIGITSLLIGFWTTLFCAVLGFLAAVALVRSTFGKTREMLLILVLLPFWTNGLVRVFSWTMVLRENGFLDNLLHMIAPDAGSIGFLYTRYAIVVGLVHGYLPYMILTCYIALVAIDDAIIEAASSLGARWWTILFKILVPLAAPGLISGSVLIFIPVIGSFMEPRILGGRVGVTMGTVIEDQFTQAFNWPLGASLSFTLLAVVLAIFATFSGVLRRGTAA
- a CDS encoding ABC transporter ATP-binding protein; translated protein: MTNVKVDSVAKTYGTTPVLADISVEFPEGSFTSLLGPSGSGKTTLLRIIAGFIKPDQGVVTIGSKDVTDIPVWGRNIGMMFQSYALFPHMTIAQNVAFGLERRGIKGAAARKEVDRALEMVRLPGFGERTPKQLSGGQQQRVALARAIVIKPSVLLLDEPLSALDRRLRQEMQVELLRIQRESGLTTIFVTHDQEEALTLSDKVAILDKGRIVQIGEPETVYERPLTRFAAEFLGDSNFLSGTVDNGAVRLGDGAVVRTTGTLPANGSKVTLAVRPEKMSIASGPTDGNSLTARITTVIYAGPVLSYLLETPDGLPLKLFAQNRDGKVLSDGDTITLSWSPEHSVPVAN
- a CDS encoding ABC transporter permease, whose amino-acid sequence is MKPLGRIYLVAILIFLYTPILVMMAMGFNASPLYELPFSFSLQWYQALWSNTVLLTAGLNSIIIATITAVLATTLGTMASVALSRRTFRGKSLLQLMLLPPIAIPWLITGTAMLIFFYWSGIGRGMHALLIGHVALAIPYVVLVVGTGFRTIRSDLEEAAMSLGSTPVHAFFSVTLPLLYPSILGAALFAFAVSLDQFVISYFLATPGYTTLPVQIYSSIRKGFTPEINAISTVLLLGSMTIILIFARFAKPGDTRDKR
- a CDS encoding ABC transporter substrate-binding protein, with the protein product MKRTFKRLSFAAAIVLANLCQGQPAAADQAMAVDVVHFWVSRSEAAALDVFRQAWIAGGNQWADMPTKNKVEVQRVVSERIANGYAPAVMQWNANEGSRELPEMGIVRDIDQVAQADHWRDVLPATVLDRISYKGKIYFAPTNIHAENWFWTSPAVFHEVGLSPPQTWDEIFAAADKIKANGRLPIALGGGRWEASLIFNDIMYYKLGAEGYARVISGDPEMVADPRMIEALAMLRRLSQYAEPAAVRANKTWADAAAAVGRGEAGMQFMGDWVKGELVARGYTVDKDFGCSLVPGTAIAYFMVIDAFAFPLTNREGAAEAQQAFARMVLDRDNQVAFSRIKGSLPVRTDVDPGSLDRCGQLGLQMIAEKKSVVSAQSMAMPTQMSEGWIGILGDFFNDSNMSPQTAQQRLHEVVMQR
- a CDS encoding ABC transporter substrate-binding protein, with protein sequence MTELTRRNTMKLMSAALAAGVSFSILPRKAFSAGSITVLNWQGYGTDEAWSIKAFTEKTGIAVVHDYYSSESEMLTKLRTNPGAYDLVVLNAARCAQAASEDLLQPIDFSKVPNAATVDEALRSNPNFSKDGKGFAVPWVWGMTSLAIREGMPVPDSYAVLADPAYKGRVAMDDDPIINIGVGALMSGQDINDPKDLAAVKTALKSIKPNVKLLWSTEDQWNKSFAAKEFDLSLFWSGGSVRSKRNSKLPVQFVVPKEGGIGWVDGLGIPASAPNAEGALAFANWMIDPVFYVEWATKVGAPASSNSAALAALPADDLSRQVHKPEYLKTMGIMSALPDDRREAFNNAWQEVKAFYAE